In Paenibacillus guangzhouensis, a single window of DNA contains:
- a CDS encoding TIGR03826 family flagellar region protein, which produces MNVENCPRCGRIFAKGIRDICPNCYRDIEDEYEICVKYLRENKEATMQVLSEETGVSVTQITKFLREGRISMKNAPNMSYPCESCSTPIREGHLCDTCRSRLTRDIKHLSEDERRREQQQHQNKDVHAYRVVDRFRDRE; this is translated from the coding sequence ATGAATGTAGAAAATTGCCCGCGCTGTGGCAGAATTTTTGCCAAAGGGATTCGAGATATTTGCCCGAACTGTTATCGGGATATTGAAGATGAATATGAGATTTGCGTCAAATATTTGCGCGAAAATAAAGAAGCAACGATGCAGGTGCTCTCGGAAGAGACAGGCGTATCTGTTACGCAGATTACGAAGTTCCTTCGCGAAGGCCGGATCTCCATGAAAAATGCACCGAATATGTCCTATCCTTGTGAGTCATGTAGTACACCAATTCGTGAGGGACATCTGTGTGACACATGTCGGAGTCGACTTACACGGGATATTAAGCACTTATCCGAGGATGAGCGGAGAAGAGAGCAACAGCAGCATCAGAATAAAGACGTACATGCTTATCGCGTAGTTGACCGTTTCAGAGATCGCGAATAG
- the flgM gene encoding flagellar biosynthesis anti-sigma factor FlgM — protein sequence MKINESQRISAINQYQRNTEARGGNMNKKARQLDEVSISPEAKEMLDAQSRVTDPEHAKRIADLKQAVASGTYHVDANKIAEKLLPYFRK from the coding sequence ATGAAAATTAATGAGTCTCAACGAATCAGTGCGATAAATCAATATCAGCGCAATACGGAAGCACGAGGCGGTAACATGAATAAGAAAGCACGCCAATTGGATGAGGTATCGATATCCCCTGAAGCGAAGGAAATGCTGGATGCACAGTCCCGTGTCACGGATCCTGAACATGCCAAGCGCATTGCGGATTTGAAGCAAGCGGTAGCATCGGGAACGTACCATGTGGATGCGAATAAGATTGCAGAGAAGCTGCTGCCTTATTTTCGCAAGTAA
- a CDS encoding flagellar protein FlgN, which yields MIDILEEMNAQHTLMLELAERKKQVIIQDDVEELTRIVNKETKFIKGIVELDNARQQAVYEFLHEKGIKSNLNLNVTELLRMVFHPEEKRRLMDVQQRLTTTMLALKQANTLNQQLIEQSLTIVNYTLDLVTGGPEDEVVYQHPGHPGYSPKRKGIFDSRI from the coding sequence TTGATCGATATCTTAGAAGAAATGAATGCGCAGCATACGCTGATGCTGGAGCTTGCCGAACGGAAGAAGCAAGTGATTATCCAGGATGATGTGGAGGAGCTAACGCGAATCGTCAATAAGGAAACGAAGTTCATTAAAGGCATTGTTGAGCTCGACAATGCGCGCCAACAGGCCGTATATGAATTTTTGCATGAAAAAGGGATCAAATCCAACTTGAATCTCAATGTAACCGAACTGCTGCGGATGGTGTTCCACCCGGAAGAAAAGCGAAGATTGATGGATGTGCAGCAACGACTGACCACTACGATGCTTGCGCTCAAGCAGGCGAATACACTCAACCAACAATTGATAGAACAATCATTGACGATCGTGAACTATACGCTCGACTTGGTAACAGGGGGCCCGGAGGACGAGGTCGTGTATCAACATCCGGGTCATCCGGGGTACTCCCCGAAGCGTAAAGGGATTTTCGACTCAAGGATTTAA
- the flgK gene encoding flagellar hook-associated protein FlgK encodes MASTFHGIETSKRALSTQMALMQTMGHNVANANTDGYSRQRVNISASRPIEALGFTKSNAAGQLGTGVQYDSITRVRDKFLDDQFRNESKDFGSWSVQSDTLNKLEGIINEPSDTGIRTVLDNFWKAWSDLSQNPENVTGRKVVRESAMALADAFNYTDKKLSDLSADLTSNIDAKANQINSLTTAIARLNDVIYRQEGLGDDANDWRDQRDLLTDQLSQIVNIQVTDTPQGYTINMGSTNLVTFDTATETTADALTNGVGSGDISSGEVFGIVTSRDRHVAEYRKQLDSLANTIANGEVQITIPKGSVLPPGTVLNGTPYNGALTSDITVTVQGLNGLQKLGYTLNSPLQTGVDFFTSKDGSPITASNFQLNKIIADDPGRIATSMRSETTAAGEAVVKGNNVLALLTSQLKDTSFKFVSTGSATVVSNGTVDDFFRAVVGQLGVQASEASRNMNNQKSLVDHIASQKMSVSGVSIDEEMSNMIMYQHAYSAAARAMTTFDQVLDKVINNMGIVGR; translated from the coding sequence ATGGCTTCAACATTTCATGGAATCGAGACGAGTAAACGTGCTTTGTCCACACAGATGGCTCTGATGCAGACAATGGGTCACAACGTCGCGAATGCGAACACAGACGGGTATTCTAGACAGCGGGTTAATATTTCCGCATCGCGGCCTATTGAGGCACTTGGATTTACGAAAAGTAACGCAGCAGGTCAGTTGGGGACAGGGGTACAATATGATAGCATTACTCGAGTTCGTGACAAGTTTCTAGATGACCAATTTCGTAATGAGAGCAAAGACTTTGGTAGCTGGAGCGTACAATCTGATACATTGAATAAGCTTGAAGGAATCATTAACGAGCCTTCGGATACTGGAATTCGTACGGTGTTGGATAATTTCTGGAAAGCTTGGTCAGATTTAAGTCAGAATCCTGAGAACGTAACTGGACGGAAAGTTGTTCGTGAGAGTGCAATGGCATTGGCAGATGCCTTTAACTATACGGATAAAAAACTAAGTGATCTCAGTGCAGACCTTACGAGTAATATTGATGCGAAAGCGAATCAGATCAACTCGTTAACAACAGCAATCGCGAGACTGAATGATGTTATTTATCGGCAAGAAGGATTGGGGGATGACGCCAATGATTGGCGTGATCAACGCGATCTATTAACGGACCAACTGTCTCAAATCGTCAATATTCAGGTCACGGATACGCCTCAAGGCTATACAATTAATATGGGAAGCACTAATTTAGTAACATTCGATACTGCTACAGAGACAACGGCAGATGCATTAACCAATGGCGTTGGCTCCGGTGATATCAGTAGTGGCGAAGTATTCGGTATTGTGACGTCCCGTGATCGCCATGTGGCTGAGTATCGGAAGCAGTTAGATTCACTTGCGAACACCATCGCGAATGGTGAAGTACAGATTACAATACCGAAAGGTTCGGTTCTTCCTCCGGGTACGGTTTTAAATGGGACACCATATAATGGTGCACTGACTTCAGACATTACCGTCACGGTCCAAGGATTGAATGGTCTTCAGAAGTTGGGATATACATTGAATAGCCCACTGCAGACTGGAGTAGACTTCTTTACTTCTAAAGATGGTTCGCCGATCACGGCATCGAACTTTCAACTCAACAAGATTATTGCAGATGATCCTGGCAGGATCGCGACTTCTATGCGTTCTGAGACAACTGCAGCTGGCGAGGCTGTTGTCAAAGGGAATAACGTGCTCGCGTTGTTGACATCGCAATTAAAGGATACTTCGTTTAAGTTCGTGTCCACGGGCTCAGCTACGGTTGTTTCAAATGGAACTGTTGATGATTTCTTCCGTGCGGTTGTCGGTCAACTGGGGGTTCAAGCGAGTGAAGCAAGTCGCAATATGAATAACCAGAAATCTCTCGTTGATCATATTGCTTCGCAGAAAATGTCTGTCAGCGGCGTCTCGATTGATGAAGAAATGTCGAATATGATTATGTACCAGCACGCATATTCAGCAGCGGCAAGAGCGATGACAACATTTGATCAAGTACTGGACAAAGTCATTAACAACATGGGTATTGTTGGTAGATAG
- the flgL gene encoding flagellar hook-associated protein FlgL gives MSIRVTQGMMTNQLMRNVTKNYNNMNKYQENLSTGRKINKPSDDPVGITYALRYRSELTMNEQYQKNMDSAKSFVEHTDTIMGQINDVLQRASELTVKGVTGTNPQSALDAISAEMGGIFDTLLVLGNDQMNGKFIFNGQKTDQMPYSTGGESTDTQKVNFQSAAGVIIPINITGNEVFGENTDQDNMFTIIKSLQTAFKNGDQSTAVSLMDKLQSRMDKFLDMRSEVGARSNRIDLMDSRLKDLSLNLTDLSSKTEDADMAETIIKLQSQESIYQASLSSGAKIIQPSLLDYLR, from the coding sequence ATGTCTATACGTGTTACGCAAGGAATGATGACGAACCAACTTATGCGTAATGTTACGAAGAACTATAACAATATGAATAAGTATCAAGAGAATTTATCCACGGGCCGAAAGATCAATAAACCTTCAGATGATCCTGTAGGGATTACATATGCGTTGCGTTATCGCAGTGAATTAACTATGAATGAGCAGTATCAGAAGAATATGGACTCGGCCAAATCCTTTGTTGAGCATACGGATACGATCATGGGCCAAATTAATGACGTATTACAGCGTGCAAGCGAACTTACTGTTAAAGGGGTTACGGGGACGAATCCCCAATCTGCATTAGATGCAATTAGTGCTGAGATGGGTGGGATATTTGACACGCTTCTAGTACTAGGCAATGACCAGATGAATGGAAAATTCATTTTTAACGGGCAAAAGACGGATCAAATGCCGTATTCCACAGGCGGAGAATCGACAGATACTCAAAAAGTAAATTTCCAATCTGCTGCAGGCGTCATCATTCCTATTAATATAACTGGGAATGAGGTGTTCGGAGAAAATACAGATCAGGATAATATGTTTACGATCATTAAATCCCTTCAGACGGCGTTTAAGAATGGAGATCAATCCACGGCGGTTAGTTTAATGGATAAGCTGCAGAGCAGAATGGATAAATTTCTCGATATGCGCTCTGAAGTCGGTGCCCGCTCGAATCGCATTGATCTGATGGACAGTCGGCTTAAGGACTTATCGCTGAACTTAACGGATTTAAGCTCAAAGACAGAAGATGCCGATATGGCAGAGACGATTATTAAGTTACAGTCTCAAGAAAGTATTTACCAAGCCTCATTATCCAGTGGAGCTAAAATTATACAACCGAGCTTGCTAGATTATCTACGCTAA
- a CDS encoding DUF6470 family protein — MELQRLSIRQTFGKIGIETENAQQTLESPRGELSIETKRAVVEGNYEPGELTIDSSAAWSALGKGSHMQWMNMIYSQMDQIALQAIAKQVEDGHRMGMITNKKNAFADIGKKASQETLGPIQYVGEASNMNVKLNYEPRPYQAEVQPAELHINYTPQKVQAQYQAGKVNINLEQPFTINIRVSDYSWDWDS, encoded by the coding sequence ATGGAGCTTCAACGCTTATCGATTAGGCAAACTTTTGGCAAGATTGGGATAGAGACAGAAAATGCACAACAGACTCTCGAATCCCCGCGTGGGGAACTGTCGATCGAGACGAAACGTGCCGTTGTGGAAGGAAACTATGAACCGGGTGAGCTGACGATCGACTCATCCGCAGCATGGAGTGCGTTAGGTAAGGGATCACATATGCAATGGATGAACATGATTTATAGCCAAATGGATCAAATCGCTTTGCAAGCGATCGCCAAGCAGGTCGAGGATGGGCATCGCATGGGCATGATTACGAATAAGAAGAATGCTTTTGCGGATATTGGCAAGAAAGCTTCGCAAGAGACTTTGGGGCCGATTCAATATGTAGGCGAGGCATCGAATATGAATGTTAAGCTGAACTATGAACCGCGTCCGTATCAAGCTGAAGTGCAGCCAGCCGAGCTCCATATAAACTACACGCCGCAGAAGGTGCAGGCGCAATACCAAGCAGGTAAGGTAAATATCAATCTCGAACAACCTTTCACCATTAATATTCGTGTTTCGGATTATTCTTGGGACTGGGATTCATGA
- the fliW gene encoding flagellar assembly protein FliW, with product MLQQLDGKIIYLDGTLLGLESLNQFAIRSIEGNPLFALLQSEEEDGVGLVVASPFHFFKEFAFEISEQEKEQLQLERHEDALVLGILTLRDPFKSSTMNLMAPIVVNIANMKGMQLVLPPKYEYSARTPISDKTVVQGGGQ from the coding sequence ATGCTTCAACAATTAGACGGGAAAATCATATATCTGGATGGGACGCTGCTCGGGCTCGAATCGTTGAATCAGTTTGCCATCCGCTCGATTGAGGGCAATCCACTGTTTGCATTGCTTCAGTCAGAAGAAGAAGATGGGGTAGGGCTAGTTGTCGCTTCACCATTCCATTTCTTCAAGGAGTTTGCTTTCGAGATATCAGAGCAAGAGAAGGAGCAATTGCAGCTCGAACGGCATGAAGATGCGCTAGTCCTCGGTATTCTGACCCTTCGAGATCCCTTTAAGAGTTCGACGATGAACTTGATGGCGCCGATCGTCGTAAATATTGCGAACATGAAAGGCATGCAGCTCGTCCTTCCTCCGAAATATGAGTACAGCGCAAGAACCCCGATCTCCGATAAGACTGTTGTGCAAGGCGGTGGTCAATAA
- the csrA gene encoding carbon storage regulator CsrA — translation MLILTRKKGQSIIINDEIEIIISAVDGDQVKVGINAPKHMKIYRKEVVEAIEQSNKEAISSAVTVDLLKNLIKSE, via the coding sequence ATGCTCATTTTAACGCGCAAGAAAGGTCAGTCGATTATCATCAATGATGAGATTGAGATTATTATCTCGGCTGTTGATGGCGATCAAGTGAAAGTCGGCATTAATGCCCCTAAGCATATGAAGATCTACCGCAAGGAAGTCGTTGAAGCGATCGAGCAGAGCAATAAGGAAGCAATCTCTTCCGCTGTGACCGTGGACCTATTGAAAAATTTGATAAAAAGCGAATAA
- a CDS encoding flagellin N-terminal helical domain-containing protein: MIINHNLNAMNAHRNLQSSNISQGKSSEKLSSGYKVNRAADDAAGLSISEKMRTQIRSLNQAQSNVQDGISLVQTAEGAMNEVSDMLTRMKELAVKSATGTYNTEDRVAIDSEFKALKDGIDNIALKTTFNGVTLLDGSGTTISIQMGDKGIDQITVSLTNIQTSVLGVTGDLTSAGNASTAMGQIDTAITKVNTARSDFGAKQNQMEHTFNNLGATAENLQAAESRIRDTDMAKEMMNYTKLNILQQASTSMLAQANQAPQGVLQLLR; the protein is encoded by the coding sequence ATGATTATCAACCACAATCTTAACGCAATGAACGCACACCGCAACTTGCAATCCAGCAACATCTCTCAAGGTAAATCCAGCGAGAAATTGTCTTCCGGTTACAAAGTAAACCGTGCAGCTGACGATGCAGCAGGTCTTTCGATCTCCGAAAAAATGCGTACACAAATCCGTTCTTTGAACCAAGCTCAATCGAACGTTCAAGACGGTATTTCTCTTGTACAAACAGCTGAGGGTGCAATGAACGAAGTATCCGATATGTTGACTCGTATGAAAGAGCTTGCTGTTAAATCCGCTACTGGAACTTACAATACAGAAGACAGAGTAGCGATCGATTCCGAGTTTAAAGCTCTTAAAGACGGAATTGACAATATTGCTTTGAAAACAACTTTCAATGGTGTTACTTTGTTAGATGGTTCTGGTACTACTATCTCCATCCAAATGGGTGACAAGGGCATCGATCAGATTACTGTATCCTTGACTAATATCCAAACTTCTGTTCTTGGTGTTACTGGAGATCTAACAAGTGCTGGTAATGCAAGCACAGCAATGGGTCAGATTGATACTGCAATTACTAAAGTAAATACTGCACGTTCTGACTTTGGTGCTAAGCAAAACCAAATGGAACATACATTCAACAACTTGGGAGCTACAGCTGAGAACTTGCAAGCAGCTGAATCCCGTATCCGTGATACAGATATGGCGAAAGAAATGATGAACTACACGAAACTGAACATTCTACAACAAGCTTCGACTTCGATGCTTGCTCAAGCAAACCAAGCACCGCAAGGCGTTCTTCAATTGCTTCGTTAA
- the fliD gene encoding flagellar filament capping protein FliD, with product MPIRITGMGSGLDIDKLVTDMMRAERIPLDKMKQKKTTVGWQTDLYREVNTKLAGLRKALDKIRLQGDWKDYKATSTNENVVSATVGPGVPSGNHKVEVTSLATGASITGGKLTNFDPSAKFGDKGSITLTTGGKNYTIDFTADDTYTSIMNKVNSSPAGVRMSFDDITKKVSIVTKETGDSVNLSVSDNTGGNVAGILGKLNLNNPVSKNDPSYDPLDNTQAKLLAGTSAIVKIDGVVIDPPPSSNTFTANGITYKVQDVTTEPVTIRVGGDNDGMVKQITEFVDAYNSTIELLNQRTKEKKFRGFAPLTDEQKTDMKEADIKNWEEKAKSGLLGNDIVLKKTMNELRSISSKVLTSLPDGMNTLFKIGISTLPYNSGTPNDAGKLSIDEEKLRKALSEDAGAVVSLFTNPGVKDPNDDKKDPDLSAQSGIARNMFKAIDLSIQELIAKAGGVGTPAESNSNTLGKKLTDINKQITIFNDRLASKENYYYKMFAAMDSAVAKNNSQLNWLMKNG from the coding sequence ATGCCAATACGCATTACAGGTATGGGGTCCGGGCTTGATATTGATAAACTCGTTACCGACATGATGAGGGCTGAACGGATTCCGCTTGACAAGATGAAGCAGAAGAAGACAACTGTGGGCTGGCAAACCGATCTCTACCGTGAAGTAAATACCAAGCTGGCGGGATTACGTAAGGCATTGGACAAAATCAGGCTGCAAGGTGATTGGAAGGACTATAAAGCAACATCCACCAATGAGAATGTAGTAAGCGCAACGGTTGGTCCGGGCGTACCTTCCGGCAACCATAAGGTAGAGGTAACAAGCCTTGCAACAGGAGCCTCAATTACAGGCGGGAAATTAACAAACTTCGATCCTTCGGCCAAATTCGGAGATAAAGGATCTATCACACTTACAACAGGCGGTAAGAATTATACCATTGATTTCACTGCTGACGACACTTATACCTCCATTATGAATAAAGTAAACAGTTCTCCTGCTGGCGTTCGTATGAGTTTCGATGATATAACAAAGAAGGTTTCTATTGTAACGAAAGAGACAGGGGATAGTGTTAATTTATCAGTCTCTGATAATACCGGAGGTAATGTAGCGGGAATATTGGGGAAATTAAATTTGAATAATCCTGTTAGTAAAAATGATCCTTCCTACGATCCTTTAGATAATACGCAAGCGAAATTACTTGCTGGCACAAGTGCTATTGTCAAAATCGATGGAGTAGTCATTGATCCACCACCATCTAGCAACACCTTCACTGCCAATGGAATTACATATAAGGTTCAAGATGTAACAACTGAACCGGTAACGATCCGAGTTGGCGGTGACAATGATGGTATGGTGAAACAAATCACTGAGTTCGTCGATGCTTATAATTCTACAATAGAATTGCTGAATCAACGTACTAAAGAGAAAAAGTTCCGTGGCTTCGCTCCGTTAACAGACGAGCAGAAGACTGATATGAAAGAAGCGGATATTAAGAACTGGGAAGAAAAAGCAAAGAGTGGTTTGTTGGGCAATGATATCGTTCTTAAGAAGACAATGAACGAGTTACGTTCCATATCAAGCAAAGTTTTGACTTCACTACCTGACGGAATGAATACACTGTTTAAGATAGGGATTTCAACGTTGCCATATAATTCAGGGACACCTAATGATGCAGGCAAATTGAGTATTGATGAGGAAAAACTTCGCAAAGCGCTTTCAGAAGATGCAGGTGCCGTTGTAAGTTTATTTACGAATCCCGGTGTAAAGGATCCAAATGACGATAAAAAGGATCCTGACTTGAGCGCTCAAAGTGGTATTGCAAGAAATATGTTTAAAGCTATCGATTTAAGCATACAAGAGCTTATCGCTAAGGCTGGAGGCGTCGGAACGCCAGCAGAGAGCAATTCGAATACGCTTGGCAAGAAATTAACTGATATTAACAAACAAATTACGATATTTAATGATAGGCTCGCAAGTAAAGAGAACTATTATTACAAGATGTTCGCTGCGATGGACTCCGCTGTCGCGAAGAATAATTCACAGTTGAACTGGTTAATGAAGAATGGTTGA
- a CDS encoding flagellar protein FlaG, producing the protein MLDRIASNSMSNIRVQSSSEVSLSSNDVGQGDDRVLTSTELLEKRPNELSISDAALQKALVKVNKALKGLDTRLEYKFHDKTGDMIVKIINADTNEIVREVPSEKIVDLIVKLQELSGLIIDEKR; encoded by the coding sequence TTGCTAGATAGAATCGCATCCAATTCCATGTCCAACATTCGGGTACAGTCATCCTCGGAAGTGAGCCTCAGTAGCAATGATGTAGGACAGGGCGATGATAGAGTATTAACATCAACAGAATTGTTAGAGAAGAGACCGAATGAGCTTTCCATCTCAGATGCTGCACTTCAGAAGGCACTCGTGAAGGTGAACAAAGCGTTAAAAGGGTTGGATACCCGGCTTGAGTATAAGTTCCATGACAAAACAGGTGATATGATCGTTAAAATCATCAACGCGGACACGAATGAAATTGTCCGCGAGGTACCTTCGGAGAAGATCGTTGATCTTATTGTTAAGCTACAAGAGTTATCTGGGTTAATTATAGACGAAAAGAGGTAA
- the fliS gene encoding flagellar export chaperone FliS has protein sequence MINHQAQDTYLRMQVQTAAPWELTTLLFNGCIKFMKQTKDAISRQDYELKNTFIKKSVDILDELVITLDRNYEISNQLESLYAYMKERLFQANMSGNADYIDECITLMTDLRDTWVQAMKQLHAKSKVNA, from the coding sequence TTGATTAATCATCAAGCACAAGACACCTATTTGAGAATGCAGGTGCAAACAGCTGCACCATGGGAGTTAACGACCCTTTTGTTCAATGGATGCATTAAATTTATGAAGCAGACAAAGGATGCCATCTCACGTCAAGATTATGAGTTGAAAAATACATTTATTAAAAAATCTGTGGATATTCTGGACGAACTAGTAATTACGTTAGATCGAAATTATGAAATATCCAATCAGTTGGAATCTCTATACGCCTATATGAAGGAAAGATTGTTTCAGGCGAATATGAGTGGTAACGCAGATTATATTGACGAATGCATAACGCTCATGACAGATTTACGTGATACATGGGTTCAAGCGATGAAGCAGTTACATGCAAAGTCCAAGGTGAACGCATGA